The genomic stretch TTGCACACTTCTTAGTCTAGTCATGGTTTCCGGCATTATCGGATTGCTAGGCAAGGCTTTCCTTGATGCTATTTCGATTCCCCGTAGTTCAGTAACACCTACGGCGGTTGGTGAGACACACTACAGGATTTATCTGTTTGCAAAATCCAATCATAGGCTTCCAAAAAGTCTTTCTGAGCTACCCCCTCGACAAGGATACGTCAATAGTACTGTCGATCTCTGGGGACGAGAATTGATCTATAAAACTGACGATGCAGGAATTATTACTCTTGGTAGCTATGGCCAAGACGGTATAATTGGTGGGGCAGGAGACGACGCTGA from Acaryochloris thomasi RCC1774 encodes the following:
- a CDS encoding type II secretion system protein GspG; protein product: MVSGIIGLLGKAFLDAISIPRSSVTPTAVGETHYRIYLFAKSNHRLPKSLSELPPRQGYVNSTVDLWGRELIYKTDDAGIITLGSYGQDGIIGGAGDDADILYRYRSRDESGQFIAANDLWVVEGRIHPENGG